TGCTCATCGCCCCGAACTTCGCCCTGGGCTCGGTGCTGGCCTCGGCGTTCGCAGCCAAGGCAGCCCGTTACTTCGAGTCGGTGGAACTGATCGAACTGCACCACCCGGACAAGGTGGACGCCCCGTCCGGCACCGCCGTACGCACCGCCCAGCTGATCGCGGCCGCCCGGGCCGACGCCGGCACCGCGCCGTCGCCCGATGCCACCACCAAGGCGCTGGAGGGCGCACGCGGTGCCGAAGTGGACGGAGTGCACGTGCATTCGGTGCGGCTGCGGGGCCTCGTCGCGCACCAGGAAGTCCTGCTGGGCGGACCCGGCGAGCAGTTGACCATCCGCCACGATTCCTTTGACCGTGCCTCCTTCATGCCCGGCGTCCTGCTGGGCCTGCGGCAGGTGGCGGACCACCCCGGACTGACCGTCGGACTTGACGGCTACCTCGACCTGAACGACTAAGGAACACGTTGTCTTTCTTCACCGGCCTTTTCGCCAACCGCGCCAAGCTGGGCGTTGCGCTCGTGACCCTGCTCCTGGCCTTTTACCTGGTGGTCTCCGCCCAGCGCGGCCTGCAGCTGCTGACCGCTCCGGAGCTCACCGCGAAGTTCATGGGTGCCGCGTACCTGGTGCTGCCGGTGGTGGGTGCCTGGGCGCTGATCCGCGAACTCATGTTTGGGGCACGCACGGAAAAGATGGCCGCGATCCTGGCCGCGGAAGGCCGGCTGCCGGTGGATAACCTGCCGCGCACACCGGCGGGACGGATTGTCCGCGAAGCGGCCGATGCCGAATTCCCCCGATACAAGGCCGAAACCGAGGCGGCACCGGAGGACTGGCGCAGCTGGTTCCGGCTCTCCTGCGCCTACGACGCCGCGGGGGACCGCACCCGGGCCCGCCGGACCATGCGGCAGGCCGGGAAGCTCTTTGCCTCAAACCGGCCCACGCAGAACGCGCCGGGCGCCTAGCGTTTCGGCCGGGCAGCGGCCGTGCCGCGCCCGGTTTTGCCCCGGGCCAGCCGGGATGCACCCGAGGTAACGAGTTCCAGCGGTCCCCGGGCATTGATCTTCTGGAACAGGATGGCCAGCACCACGTAGAACGTCACCTGGATCCAGTAGACCGGCAACGGCTCCAGCGGCGGGTTCTGCAGGTCCACGATGGTCATCACCCACACGTGCATGCTGTACAGCGTCAGTGTCATGGCACCGGCGGCGGAGAGCGGCAGCAGCAGGTTCGGCCGGGCCCGCGTGAGCAGCAGGCAGATGCCCAGTACCGCCGCAGCCGTGCCGGAGGTATGCAGCATGTCGAGGCTGGTGTTGGAATGCGGTCCGGACAGGGCCAGCCACCACCAGGAACCGGTCTGTTCCACCGAAGACAGATTGACCTCCATCATCCGTTCCAGCGGCCACACCTGTCCCGAGTCGGTGCCGGCGAGAACGTCCAGCCCGCCCAGTTCCCGGAGCAGGTAGGAGGACATGAACTTGGCGGCCACGGCGGCGAAAACCCCCGCGGCAAGCAGCCCCACCTGGACGCGCAGGTCGGTCAGCGCGAGCCGCCCGATGACCAACCCGAGCAGGATGTAGCTCAGCCACTGCAGTACGGGGTAGAAGCCGGTGACGAAAACGTCCGCAGCCAGCACCGCCGGGGTTCCCCAGGCGTCCCAGGTCAGGTTTCCCTCGATTTCCGACGGCGATAGGTTCTGCAGCAGCCATCCCCGCAGCAGGTACGCGAGCACGGGGGAGAGGAGCAGCCAGCCGCCGGCCCAGCAGGCGAGGCGCCGCAGCGGCATCCCCAGGAAAGGCAGCGCCAGCAGGAACAGGACGGCGTAGTGGAACAGGATGAGGGCGATGTTGGTTTCCAGGCCGCCCAGCGCCAGTCCCACCACGGCGATGATGAGCGCACGCACTGCTATTCCGCGCCGGTCCCGGCCCACCGCCTTGGCGTCGTGGGGTTCACTGCCGCCGGTCAGCAGCGCGAGTCCAACGCCCGCCACCACCGCGAACAACGCCGAGGAACGGCCGGAGAACACCAGTCCGGTGAGTGTGGGATCGCCGGTTTCCGGGTGGTAGAGCGGCAGCGCATGCGTGGCAATCATGCCCAGGAGGGCGATGCCGCGGGCAGCGTCGATGCCGGTCAGGCGGCGTTGGATCATGCACAGAATCGTCTCACAGCCCGCCGGGCCGGACCCTATCCGGCCAGGACCGTGACCGGACCTTCCTCCGGACCGGAGAACGCGTGCCACAGGGGTCCATGTCCCCCTGAAGCCCGGCGGCTCCACTTCCTCCGCCTTGTTGTCCCATTGCGCCGCGTAACGGGTAACGTTTTACCCATGGATTTCCAAAACCGCACGCTTCCCTTCGGCACCCTCGTCACCGCCATGCTGACCCCGTTTACCGAGGACGGGGACGTGGACTTCGACGCCACGGCTTACCTCGCGAACAAGCTGGTCGACGACGGCTGCGACGGCCTGGTGGTTTCCGGCACCACGGGCGAGACCTCCACCCTGGAGGACAGCGAGAAGGAAGACCTGTTCCGTGTGGTTGCCGAGACCGTAGGCGGCAGGGCCAAGGTCATTGCCGGAACCGGCACCAACCACACCTCCCACTCGGTGGAGATGGCCCGACGGGCCGAGCGTGCCGGCGTCGACGGCCAGCTGGTGGTGACCCCGTATTACAACAAGCCCACGCAGGCGGGCGTGATCGCGCACTTCGACGCCGTCACTGCCGCCACCGACCTCCCGGTCATGGTCTACGACATTCCCGGACGTTCGGGGATTGCCCTGAGCACCTCCACCATCTTCAAGCTGGCGGAGAACCCCCGGATCCTGGCCCTGAAGGACGCGAAGGGCGACTTCGCCGGCATCACCCGGGTACTGGCCAACACCACCCTGGACGTGTACGCGGGCGACGACGGCCTGACCCTGCCCTGGATGGTGGCCGGCGCCGTCGGCGTCGTCAGCGTTTCCGCCCACGTGGCCACCGCGCAGTTCCGTGCCCTGGTTGATGCCGCGGCCGCCGGGGACTTCGCCACCGCCCGCCGGATCCACTTCGAACTGGACCCGGTGATCCGTGCGGTGATGACCCACATCCCCGGTACCGTCTCGGCCAAGCAGATCCTCGCGATGCAGAAGGTCATCCCCTCGGCCGCCGTCCGGCTGCCGCTGGTGGCGCCCGACGCCGTCGAGATGGAAGCCATCCTGACCGACCTTGCCGAAGCCGGCATGGACTTCTCCCGGACCGAGGCCTAGGCACCCATGAGCGAAACCGCCGGAACCGGCCTGCTGACCCCGCCGCCGCTGGAAGAAGGAACCCTCCGCATCGTCGCCCTGGGCGGGCTGGGGGAAATCGGCCGGAATATGGCCGTGTTCGAAATCGGCGGCAAGCTGCTCATCGTGGACTGCGGGGTGCTCTTCCCCGAGGAGACCCAGCCCGGCGTCGACCTGATCCTGCCGGACTTCTCCTACATCGAGGACCGGCTGGACGATGTGGTTGGCGTGGTGCTCACCCACGGCCACGAAGACCACATCGGCGCGGTGCCGTACCTGCTGCGGCTCAAGAACGACATTCCGCTGGTCGGCTCGCAGCTGACGCTGGCGCTCGTGGAAGCGAAACTGCAGGAACACCGCATCAAGCCGTTCTCCCTCACGGTCACCGAGGGCCAGATCGAGCAGCTCGGCCCGTTCGAATGCGAATTCGTGGCGGTCAACCACTCCATCCCGGATGCGCTGGCGGTGTTTATCCGCACCGAGGCCGGCACCGTACTGCACACCGGCGACTTCAAGATGGACCAGCTGCCCCTGGACGGCAGGATCACGGACCTTCGCGCCTTCGCCCGCCTGGGCGAAGAGGGAGTGGACCTGTTTATGGCCGACTCCACCAATGCCGACGTGCCCGGGTTCACCACCGCCGAACGGGAGATCGGCCCGGTGCTGCAGGAACTCTTCGGCAAGGTGGACAAGCGCATCATCGTCGCCTCCTTCTCCTCGCACATCCACCGCGTGCAGCAGGTCCTCGACGCCGCCGCCGCGCACAACCGCTTTGTCTGCTTTGTCGGCCGGTCCATGGTGCGCAACATGGCCATCGCCGAAAAGCTCGGCTACCTGAACGTGCCCGAAGGTATCCTCGTGGACCTGAAGAACGTGGACGAACTGCCGGACAACAAGGTGGTGCTGATGTCCACCGGGTCCCAGGGCGAGCCCATGGCGGCACTGTCCCGGATGGCCAACGGGGACCACCGCATCCGCATCGGCAAGGGGGACACGGTCATCCTCGCCTCGTCCCTGATCCCGGGCAACGAAAACGCCGTGTTCCGCGTGATCAACGGCCTCATGCGCCTCGGCGCCGACGTCGTGCACAAGGGCAACGCGAAAATCCACGTCTCCGGGCACGCCGCAGCCGGGGAACTGCTCTACTGCTACAACATCCTCCGGCCGAAAAACGCCATGCCGGTGCACGGCGAAACCCGCCACCTGATCGCCAACGGCCGGCTGGCGGCCGCCACCGGTGTCCCGGAACAGAACATCATCCTGGCCGACGACGGCACCGTGGTGGACCTGCGGGACGGCAAGGCCCGCGTGGTGGGGGAAGTGGAGTGCGGCTTCGTGTATGTGGACGGCTCCAGCGTCGGCGCGATTACCGACACCGACCTGAAGGACCGGCGGATCCTCAGCGAGGAAGGCTTCATTTCCATCATTTCCGTGGTGAACCGCAGCACCGGCACGATCGTTTCCGGGCCCGAGATCCACGCCCGCGGGTTCGCCGAGGGTGATGCAGTGTTTGACGAGATCATCCCGAAGATCAGCGCTGCCCTGGAGGAAGCCGTACGGTCCAACACGGACCACACCACCTACCAGCTGCAGCAGGTGGTCCGGCGGGTAGTCGGCACCTGGGTCAACCGGCGGCTCCGGCGCCGGCCCATGATCGTGCCGGTGGTGGTCGAGGCTTAGCGCCGGCCGTGGTAGGCGGCCCGAAAGTTCTCCCCAAGCCGTTCCGGGCCGCGTAAATCCGGGGAACCGGGGGCGCCATCGGGTAGCGTGGCTCGTATGGCGACTCGTACTTCCCCTGCCGCAGGCAGCGGTGCTTCCGGCCGGACAACGGCCCGGAGCTCCGGCGGCAACTCAAGCAAGACTTCAGGCAAAGGCAGCTCACGCGGCGGATCCGGAGGCCGGGGGACCTCCACCTCGCGCCAGGCGCCCCCGGACCAGCTGCCCCTGCCGCTGCGTGCCGTCGAGAGCGCCTGGATGGGTATTTCCCGCATTGCCGGCGGCGGTGTCCGCAAACTCGGCGCCGATGTTTCCCCCGACTACGAGATCCGCCGCGACGGTACCGGCTTCTTCCTGATCCTGCTTGCCCTGGCCGTGGCCACCGTGGAGTGGTGGGCCCTGCGGGGACCGGTCGCCGACGTTATCCACGCCGGTGCTGCCGGAACGGTCGGCTGGATGGCAGTGGTGCTGCCCTTTATGCTCACCACCGGAGCCATCCGCCTGTTCCGCTACCCGGAGCGCCACCGCGCCAACAGCAGGATCAGCATCGGCCTGGTCATCATGCTGCTGGCCGGTTCGGGCATCACCCACATCATCGGCGGCCTGCCCGCCCTGTCGGACGGGTTCGACCGGCTCTGGGTCTCCGGCGGCATTGTCGGCTTCCTGGTTGCCGGGCCGCTCTCCGCAGTCCTCACCCAATGGCCGGTGCTGGTCCTCCTGGCTTTCCTGGCGTTCGTGAGTATCCTCATCATCACGGCCACGCCGTTCCGCCACATACCGCTGCGCCTGCGGGCGCTTTATGAACACCTGATGGGCCAGGACCTGGCCCCGGATGATCCCGAAGCGCACGACCAGAGCTACCTGTACGGCGCGCCCAAACCGGAGAAGGTCCGCAAGCCGCGCAAGAGCCGGCGCGAGAAGGAAGCCGAGGCCGCCGCGCTGGAAGGCTTCGCCGGCGACGAAGCGTTCGAACGTGCCCTGCTGCAGGACGAAGAAGAGGAAGCGGCAGCCGCCGCAGCCGCTACCGCACCGGCCGTTCCGCCGGGGGTCCGCCGCCCTACGCAGGCCGAACTCGCCACCCAGAAGATCCGCCGCAACCAGGGCCTGCCCGTCGACGGGGACATCGACTCCGCCGAGCCGCCCACGGAAGCCATCAGCACGGTTCCCGGGGCCACCGAGGTCCTGAACCTGACCGCGGTCCCGCCGGTACCGCCCGTACCCTCCCGGGCCGTGCAGCCGGTACCGCCGTCCACCCCCATCCCGCAGCGCACCGAGCAGCTGCAGCTTTCCGGCGACATCACCTATACGCTGCCGCCGTCGGACTTCCTGCCCCCGGGCCCTCCCGCAAAGGAGCGCTCGGAAGCCAATGACGCCGTCGTCGCTGCCCTGACGCACACGCTTGAGCAGTTCAACGTAGACGCCAAGGTCACCGGTTTCTCCCGCGGTCCGACGGTCACCCGCTACGAGATCGAACTGGGTGACGGCACCAAGGTGGAGCGGGTGACCGCGCTGTCCAAGAACATTGCCTACGCCGTGGCCAGCTCCGACGTGCGTATCCTCTCGCCCATTCCCGGCAAGTCCGCGATCGGCATCGAAATCCCGAACGCGGACAAGGAAGTCGTGGCCCTGGGCGACGTCCTGCGGTCCAACTCCGCCCGGAAGACCGAACATCCCATGGTGATGGGTGTCGGCAAGGACGTCGAAGGCGGCTTCGTCGTGGCCAACCTGGCCAAGATGCCCCACCTGCTGGTGGCCGGCGCCACCGGTGCCGGTAAATCCTCCTTCGTGAACTCCATGATCACGTCCATCCTGATGCGCTCCACCCCGGACGAGGTCCGCATGGTGATGGTGGACCCCAAGCGCGTGGAACTGACCGCGTACGAGGGCGTCCCGCACCTGATCACCCCCATCATCACCAACCCGAAGAAGGCAGCCGAAGCGCTGCAGTGGGTGGTCCGCGAAATGGACACCCGCTATGACGACCTCGCGAACTTCGGGTTCAAGCACATCGACGACTTCAACAAGGCCGTCCGCAACGGCAAGGTAGTGCCGCCGGCCGGCTCCAAGCGGGTCGTCCGGCCCTACCCGTACCTGCTGGTCATCGTGGACGAGCTTGCCGACCTGATGATGGTTGCCCCCCGGGACGTCGAAGACTCGATCGTGCGCATCACCCAGCTTGCCCGTGCCGCCGGCATCCACCTGGTGCTGGCCACCCAGCGGCCCTCGGTCGACGTCGTTACCGGCCTGATCAAGGCCAACGTGCCCTCACGCATGGCCTTCGCGACGTCGTCAGTCACCGACTCCCGCGTGGTCCTGGACCAGCCCGGCGCGGAAAAGCTCCTGGGCCAGGGTGACGCCCTGTTCCTGCCGATGGGATCCAACAAGCCCATCCGTGTGCAGGGTGCCTGGGTCACCGAGTCGGAGATCCACCGGGTCGTGGAGCACGTCAAGAACCAGCTCCAGGCCGTCTACCGCGACGACGTCACGGTCACGGCGCCCAAAAAGCAGATCGACGACGATATCGGAGACGACCTCGACGTCCTGCTGCAGGCGACCGAACTGGTGGTGACCACCCAGTTCGGGTCCACCTCCATGCTCCAGCGGAAACTGCGCGTCGGCTTCGCCAAGGCCGGACGGCTCATGGACCTGCTCGAGTCCCGCGGCGTCGTCGGACCTTCCGAGGGTTCCAAGGCCCGCGACGTGCTCGTCAAGCCGGATGACCTGGCTGCCACTCTCGCCGCCATCAGCGGCGGGGAAGCTCCGGCGGCATCCGGGGGAGCCGACGCCGGTGCGCTGGCGGACAACGCCAACGCCAACCACGGCTTCGACCCCGACGGTCCGGTGGACCTGGTCGCCGCAGATCTGGACGGCCGCCCGCAGGTGACCGAATACCACGACGGCGCGGACGACCCGGACGGCTCCGAAGACGCATGGAACCTCACCGGCCGGTGAATCTTCGCTACGCTGAAGGCGTGAGCAATTCTCCTACCGAGAGGGTCCCGACCCTCAATATCGCCAATGCACTGACCGTCGCGCGGATCCTGATGGTCCCGCTCTTTATCTGGTTCCTGGCGGCCGACGACGGCCGTGACGGCCTGTTCCGCTGGCTCGCCGTGGCAACGTTCGCGGTCGCCATCTACACCGACAAGCTCGACGGCGATATTGCCCGCAGCCGCGGACTGATTACCGACTTCGGCAAGATCGCCGATCCGATCGCCGACAAGCTGCTGATCGGCTCGGCTCTGGTCATGCTGTCTTTGCTGGGGGAGCTGTGGTGGTGGGTAACCATCGTCATCCTCGTCCGCGAACTCGGCATCACACTGATGCGCTTCGTGGTGATCCGGTACGGGGTCATGGCAGCCTCCCGTGGCGGCAAACTGAAGACCGTTGTCCAGACGTTCGCCATCTTTGTGTTCCTGCTTCCCCTCACCGCGTGGCTGGGTGCCTGGGCCTGGTGGATCGGGGCCGTGCTCATGGCTGCCGCCCTTGTGATCACCGTGGTGACCGGCGTCGACTATGTCCTGCAGGCAGTGAAGCTTCGCCGGGCCGGTAAGCGCGGATGAACCTGCCGCCGGACGCCGTTCCGGCGGGAGAAGTCCTTGCCGCAGCGCGCCGGGCGGGGCTGACCGTCGCCACCGCCGAATCCCTGACAGCCGGGATGCTCTGCGCCGAACTGGGGTCGGTTCCCGGTGCGTCCTCCGTTTTGCAGGGCGGCGTGGTCGCGTATCAAAATAGTGTCAAGCTTTCCGTCCTCGGGGTTCCGGCGGAGCTCCTGGCAGAAGCCGGATCCGTCGACGGAAGGGTTGCCGGGCACATGGCGGCCGGAGCGCGGCGTGTCCTTGGCGCCGACGTCGGGGTGTCCACCACCGGGGCGGCCGGGCCTGAGGCACACGACGGGAAGCCGGTTGGTACCGTGTTCGTGGGGATAGCCACTTCCGAAGGAACCTCCTTCCGGGAATTCCATTTTTCCGGGGACCGCACGGCCATCCGCACGGCGGCATGCGAAGCAGCGCTGTCTCTGCTGGCGACAGCACTGGACCGGTAGCAAAGCGGGAGGCGGCCAGGCCGGGAACAAAACCGGCAGGGCTTCAGTTGTTAGTATCAGGAACCGCCAAGGTTCTTTTATTACGATCTTTGGATAGGCCTGCGGTACCGCCGCAGTCCGCACTCACAGGGAGCAGGACGATACACATGGTTAAGCAACCCGTATCCGTGAACGGCGTGGTCCGCTGGCGGGATGTAGGGTTGGCGGAAGACGCACACCGGGAGCCTAAGGAGCGCAAGATGGTAGTTCTTCGTCACGAGATTGGTGATGTTCTCCGCGACGTGCGCCAGCGCCAGGGCCGTACCCTGCGTGAGGTGTCACATAGCGCCCGTGTCTCTCTCGGCTACCTCAGCGAGGTGGAGCGCGGACAGAAGGAAGCGTCATCCGAACTCCTGTCCTCAATCTGCAGTGCCCTCGATGTGCCCTTGTCCCTGATGCTCCGCGAGGTCAGCGACCGGGTGGCCAGCGCCGAAGGCGTGGCCATTCCAGATACCGTACCGTCGGAGTTTTCCAGGGAGTTCGCGCGCGAATTTCCCGAAGACCTGGCACGGGACCTGGCCCGCACATCCTAGGACCACACCCCGCAGTGCTGCTTCCGAGCCGGAGCTAACCGGCTGCAGCGGCAGCGCTGCCCAAAGACATACCCCTGATGCCGCGGCAGCGGGGCGATATACAGTAAAGACCCCCGCAGGCAGGGTGCCTGCGGGGGTCTGCTCTGTCCGGCTGCCGGTGCTGGTCAGCCGCGGTTCTCACTCCGGCTTGGGTTCCCATCCTGGTCTGCGGTGCCGTCCGGTGCGCTGCCGCCGCTGCCGCCGCTGCCGCCGTTGTCCTCAGCGGGCTGTTTATCCGCCTGGCCGGCGGCGGGCCGGACCGAGGCATTCAGCTTGTGCAGCAGCCGGACCAGGGTCTGCAGCTCCTCCGTTTCCCACCCGGTCCACGTCCGGCGGAAGTGTTCCTTGCGCGCCGTAGCCGTACCCTCCAGCCGGGAAGCGCCCACCTCCGTGAGGTTGATCGGCTGGGCCCGCCCGTCCACCGGATCCGTATGTTTTTCCACGAGCCCCAGCGCCTGCAGCATCGCGACCTGGCGGCTCAGCGACGGCTTACCCACGCCTACCGCTGCGGCGAGGTCCGTCAGGCGCATTGGTCCCTGCTGATGCAGCAGAACCATGAGGCCGTAGGCGGAAGGTTCCATGTCCGGATGAACCTCCCGGGCCATCCCGAGCGAGCTGGCCCGGGCTCTGCGCCACAGCACACTGAGTTCCTGCTCCAGGTCCTCGATCGCTGTGTCGGTGCTCCGTTCGGCGCCGTCGGGGGCCCCTGCGGGACCGGATGTCTCGGTCATCCTCCATTGTAGGATCGGGGGTTCCGGTGCGGCACCGTAAAACGTCCGCCATGGGGGAGCGCAGCCCGGTTCGCTGCCGTGTTTTGTGCGTGAGAGGATTAATCGATGCGTATCAGTGACTTCTGGCGGCTTATGGATGACGAGTTCGGACCGGCCTACTCACGCGTCCTCGCAGCGGACCTGGTCCTCGGCCAGCTGGGCGGTGTGACCGCCGCCCGGGCACTCGAAAAGGGCCTGGAGCCCAAATCCGTGTGGCTGGCAGTCTGCGAGATCCAGGACGTGCCGCCGGAACGCCGGCTGGGCCGGGACGTCAAGCCGAAGGCCAACTAGTTCCGGAAAATCCGGACATCGGCGGGAACAGACACGCCGGGCCGGTATTCGAATATTTGTTCGGATAAAGATATGCTCCTACACAGGGGCCGGTCCTGGCGGATGCGGCCCGGGGATATCCACAAGATAATGAGTAATACGTTCCGGTCAGCCGTTTTGTCAGTGCCGCCGGATAGGGTCGTAGATAAGAAATGACGACCGGCCTACGGGCCGCCCACAACCACAACACGAGGTGAAGAATGGCTGCTCCAGCCGACCGCGCAAAAGCCCTAGAGGCAGCGCTGGCCCAGATCGACAAGAATTACGGCAAGGGCTCGATCATGCGCCTGGGCGACGAGGTCCGCGCCCCCGCCGAAACGATTTCCACCAGCTCCGTCGCGTTGGATGTGGCGCTGGGCATTGGCGGCCTGCCGCGCGGCCGCGTGGTGGAGATCTACGGTCCGGAATCCTCCGGTAAGACCACCCTGGCCCTCCATGTGGTGGCTAATGCGCAGAAGAACGGCGGCATCGCCGCGTTCATCGACGCCGAGCACGCCCTGGACCCCATTTACGCCGCCAAGCTGGGCGTGGATACGGATTCACTGCTCGTGTCGCAGCCGGACACCGGTGAGCAGGCCCTGGAAATCATGGACATGCTGATCGGTTCCGGTTCGGTCGACGTCGTGGTCATTGACTCCGTTGCCGCACTGGTTCCGCGCGCCGAAATCGAAGGCGATATGGGCGACAGCCACGTTGGCCTCCAGGCCCGGCTGATGAGCCAGGCGCTGCGTAAGATCGCCGGCCGCCTGAGCCACACCAACACCACTGCAATCTTCATCAACCAGCTGCGTGAAAAGATCGGCGTCTTCTTCGGCAGCCCGGAAACCACCACCGGCGGTAAGGCACTGAAGTTCTACGCCTCCGTCCGGATCGATGTCCGCCGCATCGAGACGCTGAAGGAAGGCACCAACCCGGTTGGTAACCGCACCCGTGCCAAGATCGTCAAGAACAAGATGGCTCCGCCCTTCAAGCAGGCTGAGTTCGACATCATGTACGGCGTGGGCATTTCCCGCGAGGGCGGTTTGATCGACATGGGTGTGGAACACGGCCTGGTCAAGAAGTCCGGTGCCTGGTTCACCTATGACGGCGACCAGCTGGGCCAGGGCAAGGAAAACTCCCGCAACTTCCTCAAGGACAATCCGGATCTGGCGGACGAGCTGGAGCGGCGTATCCGCGAAAAGCTGGGGATCGGTGTTCCCGCCGCCGAAACGCCGGCAACACCCAAGCTGAAGGCAGTCGGAAAGGACTCCTAGCAGTCCACGTTCCTGCAGCCACGGGAGGCCGCCCGCACGCGCGCGCGGCCTCCCCCCGGCATCGTGAACCCTGACTGCCGGCTCCTGACTGCTGACTCCTGACTGCCCAGGGCCTTGGAGTAGATACCTATGAATACCCCGCAGCACGAGACCCTCGCGGAATTGAAGCAGCGGCTCGCCGACATCCAGGCCCGGACGGCCGAAGCGGAAACCCCCGGCGGGGCAGTCCGCCACGGAGACGCCCCTGCTGCGGACGAGGCGAAGACAGCCCCCATGACAGCCCGTGGTGCGGCAGACGCCGGCACCACTAAGCGTGCCCGCCGCCGGAAGCCGCAGTCCAGCACGCCGGAAGCCTTCAAGGAAGACGGATTCGGCGAGGAAGCCCCCGCCGATGAACCGTGGGGTGAACCCGGGACGACCACCCGCAAGCGGGGAGGGAAAAAGTCCGGTTCCGGCCGACAGGGCTGGGGGCGGCAGGATGCCGCCGGGGACAGTTCGGACCCGACCCCCGAGGACCAGTTCACCGGGCCGGACGGGGAGGATCCCCTGACCCCGGAGGAAGCCTATGCAGAGGCGAAGGCGATAGTCCTGCGCCAGCTCACGGCCGCTCCCAAAAGCCGCCGGCAGCTCGAAACCAAGCTTGCCGAACGGGACATTCCAGCCGAT
This window of the Arthrobacter sp. zg-Y919 genome carries:
- a CDS encoding nicotinamide-nucleotide amidohydrolase family protein, which translates into the protein MNLPPDAVPAGEVLAAARRAGLTVATAESLTAGMLCAELGSVPGASSVLQGGVVAYQNSVKLSVLGVPAELLAEAGSVDGRVAGHMAAGARRVLGADVGVSTTGAAGPEAHDGKPVGTVFVGIATSEGTSFREFHFSGDRTAIRTAACEAALSLLATALDR
- the pgsA gene encoding CDP-diacylglycerol--glycerol-3-phosphate 3-phosphatidyltransferase, whose product is MSNSPTERVPTLNIANALTVARILMVPLFIWFLAADDGRDGLFRWLAVATFAVAIYTDKLDGDIARSRGLITDFGKIADPIADKLLIGSALVMLSLLGELWWWVTIVILVRELGITLMRFVVIRYGVMAASRGGKLKTVVQTFAIFVFLLPLTAWLGAWAWWIGAVLMAAALVITVVTGVDYVLQAVKLRRAGKRG
- a CDS encoding DNA translocase FtsK; protein product: MATRTSPAAGSGASGRTTARSSGGNSSKTSGKGSSRGGSGGRGTSTSRQAPPDQLPLPLRAVESAWMGISRIAGGGVRKLGADVSPDYEIRRDGTGFFLILLALAVATVEWWALRGPVADVIHAGAAGTVGWMAVVLPFMLTTGAIRLFRYPERHRANSRISIGLVIMLLAGSGITHIIGGLPALSDGFDRLWVSGGIVGFLVAGPLSAVLTQWPVLVLLAFLAFVSILIITATPFRHIPLRLRALYEHLMGQDLAPDDPEAHDQSYLYGAPKPEKVRKPRKSRREKEAEAAALEGFAGDEAFERALLQDEEEEAAAAAAATAPAVPPGVRRPTQAELATQKIRRNQGLPVDGDIDSAEPPTEAISTVPGATEVLNLTAVPPVPPVPSRAVQPVPPSTPIPQRTEQLQLSGDITYTLPPSDFLPPGPPAKERSEANDAVVAALTHTLEQFNVDAKVTGFSRGPTVTRYEIELGDGTKVERVTALSKNIAYAVASSDVRILSPIPGKSAIGIEIPNADKEVVALGDVLRSNSARKTEHPMVMGVGKDVEGGFVVANLAKMPHLLVAGATGAGKSSFVNSMITSILMRSTPDEVRMVMVDPKRVELTAYEGVPHLITPIITNPKKAAEALQWVVREMDTRYDDLANFGFKHIDDFNKAVRNGKVVPPAGSKRVVRPYPYLLVIVDELADLMMVAPRDVEDSIVRITQLARAAGIHLVLATQRPSVDVVTGLIKANVPSRMAFATSSVTDSRVVLDQPGAEKLLGQGDALFLPMGSNKPIRVQGAWVTESEIHRVVEHVKNQLQAVYRDDVTVTAPKKQIDDDIGDDLDVLLQATELVVTTQFGSTSMLQRKLRVGFAKAGRLMDLLESRGVVGPSEGSKARDVLVKPDDLAATLAAISGGEAPAASGGADAGALADNANANHGFDPDGPVDLVAADLDGRPQVTEYHDGADDPDGSEDAWNLTGR
- the dapB gene encoding 4-hydroxy-tetrahydrodipicolinate reductase → MSEKLAVAVLGAAGRMGSEAVAAVEAAADMELVAALGRTDPLETLVSAGAQYVVDLTVPDSTEANVRFAVEHGMHAVVGTTGWDADRLDRLTDLLERSPGTGVLIAPNFALGSVLASAFAAKAARYFESVELIELHHPDKVDAPSGTAVRTAQLIAAARADAGTAPSPDATTKALEGARGAEVDGVHVHSVRLRGLVAHQEVLLGGPGEQLTIRHDSFDRASFMPGVLLGLRQVADHPGLTVGLDGYLDLND
- a CDS encoding heparan-alpha-glucosaminide N-acetyltransferase domain-containing protein, which produces MIQRRLTGIDAARGIALLGMIATHALPLYHPETGDPTLTGLVFSGRSSALFAVVAGVGLALLTGGSEPHDAKAVGRDRRGIAVRALIIAVVGLALGGLETNIALILFHYAVLFLLALPFLGMPLRRLACWAGGWLLLSPVLAYLLRGWLLQNLSPSEIEGNLTWDAWGTPAVLAADVFVTGFYPVLQWLSYILLGLVIGRLALTDLRVQVGLLAAGVFAAVAAKFMSSYLLRELGGLDVLAGTDSGQVWPLERMMEVNLSSVEQTGSWWWLALSGPHSNTSLDMLHTSGTAAAVLGICLLLTRARPNLLLPLSAAGAMTLTLYSMHVWVMTIVDLQNPPLEPLPVYWIQVTFYVVLAILFQKINARGPLELVTSGASRLARGKTGRGTAAARPKR
- the dapA gene encoding 4-hydroxy-tetrahydrodipicolinate synthase; this translates as MDFQNRTLPFGTLVTAMLTPFTEDGDVDFDATAYLANKLVDDGCDGLVVSGTTGETSTLEDSEKEDLFRVVAETVGGRAKVIAGTGTNHTSHSVEMARRAERAGVDGQLVVTPYYNKPTQAGVIAHFDAVTAATDLPVMVYDIPGRSGIALSTSTIFKLAENPRILALKDAKGDFAGITRVLANTTLDVYAGDDGLTLPWMVAGAVGVVSVSAHVATAQFRALVDAAAAGDFATARRIHFELDPVIRAVMTHIPGTVSAKQILAMQKVIPSAAVRLPLVAPDAVEMEAILTDLAEAGMDFSRTEA
- a CDS encoding ribonuclease J, which produces MSETAGTGLLTPPPLEEGTLRIVALGGLGEIGRNMAVFEIGGKLLIVDCGVLFPEETQPGVDLILPDFSYIEDRLDDVVGVVLTHGHEDHIGAVPYLLRLKNDIPLVGSQLTLALVEAKLQEHRIKPFSLTVTEGQIEQLGPFECEFVAVNHSIPDALAVFIRTEAGTVLHTGDFKMDQLPLDGRITDLRAFARLGEEGVDLFMADSTNADVPGFTTAEREIGPVLQELFGKVDKRIIVASFSSHIHRVQQVLDAAAAHNRFVCFVGRSMVRNMAIAEKLGYLNVPEGILVDLKNVDELPDNKVVLMSTGSQGEPMAALSRMANGDHRIRIGKGDTVILASSLIPGNENAVFRVINGLMRLGADVVHKGNAKIHVSGHAAAGELLYCYNILRPKNAMPVHGETRHLIANGRLAAATGVPEQNIILADDGTVVDLRDGKARVVGEVECGFVYVDGSSVGAITDTDLKDRRILSEEGFISIISVVNRSTGTIVSGPEIHARGFAEGDAVFDEIIPKISAALEEAVRSNTDHTTYQLQQVVRRVVGTWVNRRLRRRPMIVPVVVEA